The nucleotide window ACGGCGGCGCAGCCCGACGTGCAGTTCGTCGCCGAGCAGGCCACGCCGCTCGGCAACGTCGATGCGGGCGCGGTGACGCAGGCGATCGCCGACGCCAGGCCGGATGCGATTTTCAACGTGCTGTTCGGCGCCGACCTCGGCAAGTTCGTGCGTGAGGGCAATACGCGCGGGCTCTTCAAGGATCGCAGCGTGGTGTCGTTGCTGACGGGCGAGCCGGACTATCTCGATCCGCTGGGCGCTGAAGCGCCGACCGGCTGGATCGTCACGGGCTATCCGTGGTATTCGATCGATACGGCGGCCAACAAGAAATTCGTCGACGCGTACCAGGCCAAGTATCACGACTATCCACGGCTCGGCTCGGTGGTGGGCTATTCGGCGTTGATGTCGATTGCGGCCGGCATCAAGAAGGCGGGGTCGGTCGAGCCGGACAAGCTCGCCGCGGCGTTCAAGGGACTCGGCGTGGACACGCCGTTCGGGCCGGTCACCTATCGGGCGCAGGACAATCAGTCGACCATGGGCGCGTATGTCGGCGTGACGGGTTTGAAGGACGGCAAGGGCGTGATGACCTCGTACCGCTATATCGATGGCGCGAGCGTTCAGCCGTCGGATGCCGAGGTCAAGAAGCTGCGGCCTGCTGAATAAGGTGTTGATGCCTGCGGCGCACGCGTCGCCGCAGGCATGGGGAGACCAACGAACGTGGCCGCCGTATGGCAACGGAGGGCGACAATCGGAGAACTACTCCTCCGCGTCGTGCTCGATCACGAATCGTTTCAGATAAGCCAGCACGGCGGCTTCGACCGCGCGATGGTCCGCGGTGCTTTTGGAGCCCGCGTTCTCCTCGTCGCCGAACAGGGTGGAAGGCGCGTTGTGCACATCCACTTCCTGGCCTTCGCGAAAGACGCGAATCTCATGAACGTCTTCGGCGTACTCGGCGATCCAGTGCACGCCTTCGATATGCGCGCCGGCACGTACGGTAGGTATCTTCATGGACGTCTCCCGTCGGGCCGGACCACACGCCAACCCTTACCACCACCATACGCTGTACAGGAGTGTGGCGCGAGTCCCGTTGTTCGTTTTCCGAAGTTTTGCTGCGATGCAGCGCGTTTCTCGAATTTGCATCGGACATTCGCAGTAGACGACGCTTCCACCGGTATTCACTCGCGCAACGGCGCGCGGCACAGCCATTGCTGCATGACACAGGCCACAGTCAACCGGAGAACCGTCATGCCTGAAAAGAAAACTCTCGAGCGCGCTCACGCCGACAAACGCGCCGGTAAGGCATCGAGCACGCAAGCAGGTGAATTCGTCAAGGAACAGGTCGATAAGGTGCGGGCCGGCAAGCACGGCGTGCGCTCGGCGAAGCAGGCAATCGCGATCGGCCTTTCGGAAGCGCGCCGTGCGGGCGTCGCCGTGAAGTCGCCGAAGAAGGGCGCGGCAAGCGAGGCTACCCGCAAGAAAGCCGCGACGGACAACGCCGCGGGCCAGCACAAGAGCGCCACGAAAAAGAGCACGGAATCGACAGCGAAGCGCTCACGCGCCGCCACCGATGCGTTGAAGCGTGAGGGTAGCGCGGGCGCGTCGCGCACGGCGCTGTCCAGGCAGACGAAGGCGGCCGCGGCCAAACGCCCGGCCGCCAGCCGTTCAGCGGCAGCGAAGAAGGCTGCGGCGACGAAGGGCGCTGCGGGCCGTTCGGCGGCAGCCAAGAAGGCGGCTCAAACACGGGCTTCGCGCACGCATCATTGAGCCGACGGCGCGCGGTCGAAAAAAAGGCGGCGCACGTTACGCGCGCCGCCTTCGTGCTGCTCTTTTGCAGGCGGGTTACTGTACCGTCGCCAGCACGTCGCCCACAGTCTTGAAGATGTGCGCGATCTGCTCTTCGTTGATGATGAGCGGCGGCGAGAACGCCAGGATGTCGCCCGTGAAGCGCACCAGCACGCCCGC belongs to Paraburkholderia sp. FT54 and includes:
- a CDS encoding ABC transporter substrate-binding protein, coding for MTTRAGWISRLMVPTVLSLAALSANAQQTIKIGEINSYKAQPAFLGPYKNGWNLALEQVNAAGGVLGKQLEVVSRDDNGNPGDTIRVAQELIAREQVQLLFGGFLSNTGLALTDFAKQKKIFFLAAEPLTDKIVWADGNKYTYRLRPSTYMQVAMLVPEAVKLKKKRWALVYPNYEYGQSAVATFKKLLTAAQPDVQFVAEQATPLGNVDAGAVTQAIADARPDAIFNVLFGADLGKFVREGNTRGLFKDRSVVSLLTGEPDYLDPLGAEAPTGWIVTGYPWYSIDTAANKKFVDAYQAKYHDYPRLGSVVGYSALMSIAAGIKKAGSVEPDKLAAAFKGLGVDTPFGPVTYRAQDNQSTMGAYVGVTGLKDGKGVMTSYRYIDGASVQPSDAEVKKLRPAE
- a CDS encoding DUF6496 domain-containing protein, which encodes MPEKKTLERAHADKRAGKASSTQAGEFVKEQVDKVRAGKHGVRSAKQAIAIGLSEARRAGVAVKSPKKGAASEATRKKAATDNAAGQHKSATKKSTESTAKRSRAATDALKREGSAGASRTALSRQTKAAAAKRPAASRSAAAKKAAATKGAAGRSAAAKKAAQTRASRTHH